In Plodia interpunctella isolate USDA-ARS_2022_Savannah chromosome 17, ilPloInte3.2, whole genome shotgun sequence, one genomic interval encodes:
- the LOC128677073 gene encoding uncharacterized protein LOC128677073, protein MAKTTLGELADRPFPNGNEDAFTDVIKCLDENFPEDWRIWEIADISFKDLFGEDSLTSLDSKIRFAIPTTDLAKAFNPDCKSLSERKYRSIRCKLLNWSLGRALIYTPQHYSERLYGSGDNYKRFREAVNKIKTKLTTRRNASAELRDSSVESLTSPYSSHNEGRGDREHSSRKRKSVINEDSPPSKQKTTSRDLNNSEHLLASVHNQHLLVIVVLLRSNQLVEMFNQLIRSQQDHNKKLDDVCALALRKNPTDLTPRTGPEPTDQEMLNSSFDSVPDSTQADEETVEEIYSTNLIDSPSLGAGSVSKRETDLRQRICEAQRELIKLQNEKVETFNFEPNTVEGDPKITKADPYFVAQCIQCQRFGQEGWKNIRYSEKQKQYQATPAFHALKVNNILASVSPTWKSTMTLEKFDTVLGAITHGLLQQRKDFHDLVNGLSPDAQNTVARDFGTSKYKANADSLLQYVCGRRAEVIEQRRAVYKVPNKALNEALHNIPPSETHLFCDNLLSQTIKDCSTGDIKNIFPFTKKHATTKTRRTDKYGERPQPLHVSKSYGYKKYNKTGRNEAG, encoded by the coding sequence ATGGCCAAAACGACATTGGGTGAGTTAGCTGACAGGCCCTTCCCGAACGGTAATGAAGATGCATTTACTGATGTGATAAAATGTCTTGATGAGAATTTCCCAGAGGATTGGCGCATATGGGAGATTGCTGATATCTCTTTTAAAGATCTCTTCGGTGAAGACTCCCTCACAAGTTTAGATAGCAAAATAAGGTTTGCTATCCCGACTACAGACTTAGCAAAGGCATTTAATCCCGACTGCAAATCCTTATCCGAAAGAAAGTACAGAAGTATTCGATGTAAACTACTAAACTGGTCGTTAGGCCGCGCCTTAATATACACCCCTCAACATTACTCTGAAAGACTCTACGGATCAGGGGATAATTATAAACGATTTAGAGAAGctgttaataaaatcaaaactaaattaacCACCAGACGAAACGCATCCGCTGAGTTAAGAGACTCCAGTGTGGAATCTTTAACATCGCCATATTCCTCACATAACGAGGGTCGTGGGGATAGGGAACATTCTTCGCGAAAAAGAAAGTCTGTAATTAACGAGGACTCTCCACCTTCGAAACAAAAGACCACTTCGCGAGATTTAAACAATAGCGAACACCTTCTTGCCTCTGTCCATAACCAACATCTGTTGGTTATTGTGGTCTTGTTGAGATCTAATCAACTGGTTGAAATGTTCAACCAGTTGATTAGATCTCAACAAGACCACAATAAAAAACTCGATGACGTTTGTGCTTTAGCATTAAGAAAAAATCCTACCGACTTAACACCAAGAACAGGACCCGAGCCCACAGATCAGGAGATGCTCAATTCTTCGTTCGATTCCGTACCAGACAGCACCCAGGCAGACGAGGAAACTGTGGAAGAAATTTACTCAACTAATTTAATCGATAGCCCAAGCCTAGGAGCAGGGTCTGTTTCAAAACGCGAAACGGATTTAAGGCAAAGAATATGCGAAGCGCAGAGGGAATTGATTAAATTGCAAAACGAAAAGGTGGAAACGTTTAATTTCGAACCAAACACCGTAGAAGGCGACCCAAAAATAACCAAGGCCGACCCATATTTTGTTGCTCAGTGTATTCAGTGCCAGCGGTTTGGCCAGGAGGGTTGGAAGAACATAAGATATagtgaaaaacaaaaacaatatcaagCCACACCAGCTTTCCATGCCcttaaagttaataatatactGGCGAGCGTTTCACCTACCTGGAAATCGACAATGACACTTGAGAAGTTCGACACGGTATTGGGAGCAATTACGCATGGCCTTCTACAACAGAGAAAAGATTTTCACGATCTCGTTAACGGTTTATCCCCCGACGCCCAAAATACAGTGGCGCGAGACTTTGGGACATCAAAGTATAAAGCTAATGCCGACTCTCTCCTGCAGTACGTCTGTGGTCGAAGGGCGGAAGTAATTGAGCAAAGAAGGGCAGTATATAAGGTACCGAACAAAGCTCTTAATGAAGCCTTACATAACATCCCACCTTCAGAAACGCACTTATTTTGCGATAACCTTCTATCGCAAACCATAAAAGATTGCTCGACTGGAGacattaagaatatttttccgTTCACCAAGAAACACGCGACAACAAAAACACGTCGAACAGATAAATATGGGGAGCGTCCGCAACCGTTACACGTGTCGAAATCGTACGGTTACAAGAAATACAACAAAACAGGAAGAAATGAAGCCGGATGA